In Trueperella pecoris, the DNA window GCCCACTTGAACGGCGTGGCCGTCCATGTATTTGGACGTTGAGTGGATGACGATGTCTGCGCCGAATTCGATGGGCTTGCACAGCACGGGGGTGGCGAAGGTTGAGTCGACGATCAGCGGGACGCCCGCCGCGTGAGCCACTCGCGCGAACTTCTCAATATCGAGCACTGCCATGGATGGGTTGGCGATCGTTTCGCCAAACATCGCCTTGGTGTTGTCTTTGAAGGCGGCGGCGAGTTCCTCTTCCGGCGCGTCCGGGTCAACGTAAATGACCTCGATGCCCAGCTTCTTGAGCGTGACCGAGAAGAGGTTGACCGTCCCGCCATAAACTTCGGAGGAGGAGACGAAGGAGTCGCCCGCCGAGCACAAATTCAGGATCGACATGACAGTGGCGGCTTGACCGGATGAGGTTGCCATTGCCGCCACGCCTCCTTCCAGCGCCGCAACCTTATTCTCCACCGCCATGACGGTCGGGTTCGCGAAGCGCGAGTAGATGAGCGCGTGGGTGGGCTCGTCGAACACAGCTGCGATCGCGTCCGACGCGTCGTAGGTGTACGTCGTCGACTGCACAATGGGAAGCTGGCGCGGGTCACCGTTGCCGGGCTCGTATCCTGCGTGAATGTACTTGGTTTCGTCCTTCATAGGGCTCTCCTTTTCCACGACGCCGTCGCCACGGCGTCCTTGATCCCCCCACCTTAGTCTTCGACTTGTTTTTCCTCGCCTGGTGTGCGAGATGTGGACAGTGGAGCCCTAAATCCAGCTCGGCATCCACATGTGGAGCTGCCAAAACGTACGCGGGACGGGGGTGCCCCACCAGATCGGCATCCAGAAGGCCGCCGCAACGATGATGATCCCACTCACCACACCGATCACGATCCACGCTTTGCGCGTGGGCGGTACCCGGTTAGCCGCGGACGGAAGTAGCTCTCGTGGGCCGCCGCTGGAAACGGTGAGGAAGTTGGTGGCGAGTCGCATCCGGGCCGGCGCAAGCGTTCGCGTGAGCCAACCGATTCCACATGCCAGGGCAAGCGCC includes these proteins:
- a CDS encoding O-acetylhomoserine aminocarboxypropyltransferase/cysteine synthase family protein — protein: MKDETKYIHAGYEPGNGDPRQLPIVQSTTYTYDASDAIAAVFDEPTHALIYSRFANPTVMAVENKVAALEGGVAAMATSSGQAATVMSILNLCSAGDSFVSSSEVYGGTVNLFSVTLKKLGIEVIYVDPDAPEEELAAAFKDNTKAMFGETIANPSMAVLDIEKFARVAHAAGVPLIVDSTFATPVLCKPIEFGADIVIHSTSKYMDGHAVQVGGMIVDAGKFDYTNGKFPDFTEPDESYHGVVYTKDYAVAPNIIKTRMQLQRDFGAYPSAQSAFVLNLSLESLDVRMKRHCENAQKVAEFLEGHDAVNEVRYPGLESFTYHELAKKYLRGGYSGVVCIDVGDRDKGTRFMDALKLVARQVHVADARSCVLHPASTTHRQLTDEELLAAGITPGLVRISVGLENVDDIIEDIAQALKQL